The Beijerinckiaceae bacterium RH AL1 genome has a segment encoding these proteins:
- a CDS encoding Ppx/GppA phosphatase (ID:RHAL1_00900;~source:Prodigal:2.6): MDRSEPGIDATGSRYGATSGGDCAFDAGGLRILRQPVAPAPQPVEVRPRQGPVYAALDLGTNNCRLLLARRPLPGQDPGAFRIIDSFCRIVRLGEGVSREGRLAETAIARTIAALRICREKMRARHVSRARLVATEACRAAANSGEFLERVHAATGLTLEIVDRETEAMLATAGCASLADPEADGVVLFDIGGGSSEIVWLGAAGGRPGNGEDALRARVRAWDSMKLGVVSLAEKFGGKIVTPEIYEAMVAYVLDALAPFAAQVAKAPRGARFHLLGTSGTVTTIAGVHLGLPRYDRRRVDGLWMSEAEIATTVAVLRGMSYEERMMNGCIGSDRADLVLAGCAIFEAIRRTFPAERVRIADRGLREGILMQLMAADRMWSHDGY; the protein is encoded by the coding sequence ATGGACCGGTCCGAGCCAGGTATCGACGCGACGGGGTCCCGCTACGGCGCGACCTCCGGCGGCGACTGCGCCTTCGACGCGGGCGGCCTGCGCATCCTGCGCCAGCCGGTGGCCCCCGCGCCGCAGCCCGTCGAGGTGCGACCGCGCCAGGGCCCCGTCTACGCCGCGCTCGATCTCGGCACCAACAACTGCCGTCTCCTCCTCGCGCGCCGGCCGCTGCCGGGCCAGGACCCCGGCGCCTTCCGAATCATCGATAGCTTCTGCCGCATCGTCCGCCTCGGCGAGGGCGTCTCGCGCGAAGGCCGGCTCGCCGAGACGGCGATCGCCCGCACGATTGCGGCGCTGCGCATCTGCCGCGAGAAGATGCGGGCCCGCCACGTCAGCCGCGCCCGCCTCGTCGCCACCGAGGCATGCCGCGCCGCCGCCAACAGCGGCGAGTTCCTGGAGCGCGTGCACGCGGCGACCGGGCTGACGCTCGAGATCGTCGACCGCGAGACCGAGGCCATGCTGGCCACCGCCGGCTGCGCCAGCCTCGCCGACCCGGAGGCCGACGGCGTCGTGCTGTTCGACATCGGCGGCGGCTCGTCGGAGATCGTCTGGCTCGGCGCGGCCGGCGGGCGCCCCGGCAACGGCGAGGACGCGCTGCGCGCCCGCGTGCGCGCCTGGGATTCGATGAAGCTCGGCGTCGTCAGCCTCGCCGAAAAGTTCGGCGGCAAGATCGTGACGCCCGAGATCTACGAGGCCATGGTCGCCTACGTGCTCGACGCGCTCGCCCCCTTCGCAGCCCAGGTGGCGAAGGCGCCGCGCGGCGCGCGCTTCCACCTGCTCGGCACCTCGGGCACCGTGACGACGATCGCCGGCGTTCATCTCGGCCTGCCGCGCTACGATCGGCGCCGGGTCGACGGGCTGTGGATGAGCGAGGCCGAGATCGCGACCACCGTCGCGGTGCTGCGCGGCATGTCCTACGAGGAGCGGATGATGAACGGCTGCATCGGCAGCGATCGCGCCGACCTCGTGCTCGCCGGCTGCGCGATCTTCGAGGCGATCCGCCGGACCTTCCCCGCCGAGCGCGTGCGTATCGCGGACCGCGGCTTGCGCGAGGGCATCCTCATGCAGCTGATGGCCGCCGACCGCATGTGGTCCCACGACGGGTATTGA
- a CDS encoding hypothetical protein (ID:RHAL1_00896;~conserved membrane protein of unknown function;~source:Prodigal:2.6) — protein sequence MSVVRQNALVVAALAWGAAAVVYVAGEALAAAAYTPAYSYAENYISDLGVPACGIVFAGRAVCSPLHAVMNGDFVLQGVLFFVGGLAAARALSGVGRWPLAACAALNAIGISLVGLFPETSGVAGVHGLGAFLAIVFGNATGFVSAFAFRELRLPTAHRVASLALPVLGLAALAVLIAAREHGPLLVPDGVWERASVYTITAWEAVTAVFLLRRPATARGNDGVIPPA from the coding sequence TTGAGCGTGGTGCGCCAAAACGCGCTGGTTGTCGCGGCGCTGGCCTGGGGCGCGGCCGCGGTCGTCTACGTCGCCGGCGAGGCGCTCGCGGCCGCCGCCTACACGCCAGCCTACAGCTATGCCGAGAACTACATCAGCGATCTCGGCGTGCCCGCCTGCGGCATCGTCTTCGCCGGGCGCGCGGTGTGCTCGCCGCTGCACGCCGTGATGAACGGCGACTTCGTGCTGCAGGGCGTGCTCTTCTTCGTCGGCGGCCTCGCGGCGGCGCGCGCCCTGTCCGGCGTCGGCCGCTGGCCGCTCGCCGCCTGCGCGGCGCTCAACGCTATCGGCATTTCGCTCGTCGGGCTGTTTCCCGAGACGAGCGGCGTCGCGGGCGTGCACGGCCTCGGCGCCTTCCTGGCGATCGTCTTCGGCAATGCGACGGGCTTCGTCTCCGCCTTCGCCTTCCGCGAGCTGCGGCTGCCCACGGCGCATCGCGTCGCGAGCCTCGCACTCCCGGTGCTCGGGCTCGCCGCGCTGGCGGTTCTCATCGCGGCGCGAGAGCATGGGCCGCTGCTCGTGCCCGACGGCGTGTGGGAGCGCGCGAGCGTCTACACGATCACGGCATGGGAGGCCGTCACCGCCGTCTTCCTCCTCAGGCGTCCCGCGACCGCGAGAGGCAATGACGGCGTCATCCCGCCCGCATAA
- a CDS encoding Fis family transcriptional regulator (ID:RHAL1_00898;~source:Prodigal:2.6): MTGSHIGSSFDSWLDEQDIREDVTAAAIKSVIAMQIGAEMKKHGFTKVKMAERMQTSRAQLDRLLDPDAGNVTLETLMRAAKVVGRKLRLELV, encoded by the coding sequence ATGACCGGATCGCATATCGGCTCGAGCTTCGACAGCTGGCTCGACGAGCAGGACATCCGCGAGGACGTGACGGCGGCGGCCATCAAGTCCGTGATCGCCATGCAGATCGGCGCGGAGATGAAGAAACACGGCTTCACCAAGGTGAAGATGGCGGAGCGGATGCAGACAAGCCGTGCCCAGCTCGACCGCCTGCTCGACCCCGACGCCGGCAACGTCACGTTGGAGACGCTCATGCGCGCCGCAAAGGTCGTCGGCCGCAAGCTGCGGCTTGAGCTCGTTTGA
- the rlmE gene encoding Ribosomal RNA large subunit methyltransferase E (ID:RHAL1_00899;~source:Prodigal:2.6): protein MAPRGELKTRVKTARKRSLSSTLWLERQLNDPYVQQAKRDGYRSRAAYKLLEIDKRYRILKPGQRVLDLGAAPGGWAQVAAAKVGVEAGKGRIVGIDLLPIDPLAGVHFEVLDFLAPEAPARLKELMGAPADLVLSDMAANTTGHKKTDHLRIMGLLELAIDFACEVLAKDGAFLAKVFQGGTEGELLRRLKTDFTSVHHVKPEASRQGSAELYVLATGFRG from the coding sequence ATGGCACCGCGCGGCGAGCTGAAGACGCGGGTCAAGACCGCGCGCAAGCGCTCGCTCTCCTCCACCCTCTGGCTCGAGCGCCAGCTCAATGATCCCTACGTGCAGCAGGCCAAGCGCGACGGCTATCGCTCGCGCGCCGCCTACAAGCTCCTCGAGATCGACAAGCGCTACCGCATCCTGAAGCCCGGGCAGCGCGTGCTCGACCTCGGCGCGGCGCCGGGCGGCTGGGCGCAGGTCGCCGCCGCCAAGGTCGGCGTCGAGGCCGGCAAGGGCAGGATCGTCGGCATCGACCTTTTGCCGATCGACCCGCTCGCCGGCGTGCACTTCGAGGTGCTCGACTTCCTCGCGCCCGAGGCGCCGGCGCGCCTCAAGGAGCTGATGGGGGCACCGGCCGACCTCGTGCTGTCCGACATGGCCGCGAACACGACCGGCCACAAGAAGACCGACCACCTGCGCATCATGGGCCTGCTCGAGCTCGCGATCGACTTCGCCTGCGAGGTGCTGGCCAAGGACGGCGCCTTCCTCGCAAAGGTGTTTCAGGGCGGCACCGAGGGCGAGCTGCTGCGCCGCCTGAAGACCGACTTCACCTCCGTGCACCACGTCAAGCCCGAGGCGAGCCGCCAGGGCTCGGCGGAGCTTTATGTGCTGGCGACGGGGTTCCGCGGATGA
- a CDS encoding protein of unknown function (ID:RHAL1_00895;~source:Prodigal:2.6), with protein MDESLDAKTLAETCRALRADNERQRTLTLEAHERALTLAKRCDALEAKLAARGRWPWPFRRRRA; from the coding sequence ATGGACGAGAGCCTAGACGCCAAGACGCTGGCCGAGACCTGCCGGGCGCTGCGCGCCGACAACGAGCGCCAGCGCACCCTGACCCTCGAGGCGCACGAGCGTGCGCTGACCCTCGCCAAGCGCTGCGACGCGCTGGAGGCCAAGCTGGCAGCCCGAGGTCGCTGGCCCTGGCCGTTCCGGCGGCGCCGGGCTTGA
- a CDS encoding Regulator of protease activity HflC (Stomatin/prohibitin superfamily) (ID:RHAL1_00897;~source:Prodigal:2.6), which produces MNPAEITLSMTFITILVIIVLVILAAGLFTVEQQNRAIVERFGKFSRVAGPGLNVKIPLFDRVAATINLMVNQVQLEADTKTKDNVFVKIHFAVNYRIEAGRETLAYYGLADIQAQITAYALDSVRSQVPTMDLDHVFERKDDISVAIQEHVGPAMGQYGIIIVSCLVIDITPAAQVVAAMNDIQAQARLQVAAASKGEAEKILVVKRAEAEAASKRLQGEGIAGQRKAIMEGYQASVEEFQKHVSGVPAAEVMQMLLLTQYFDTLKEFGTSTAAKVLLVPHSPAAMKDFGDQIRNAVLIGEEMADVPEPPARPRGAGHGGQGGGPARPDQGAGAPPTSCSWNRGAS; this is translated from the coding sequence ATGAACCCCGCCGAGATCACCCTCTCGATGACCTTCATCACCATTCTCGTCATCATCGTCCTGGTGATCCTGGCCGCCGGCCTGTTCACGGTGGAGCAGCAGAACCGGGCGATCGTCGAGCGCTTCGGCAAGTTCTCGCGCGTCGCGGGGCCGGGGCTCAACGTGAAGATCCCGCTGTTCGACCGCGTCGCGGCGACGATCAACCTGATGGTCAACCAGGTGCAGCTCGAGGCCGACACCAAGACCAAGGACAACGTCTTCGTCAAAATCCACTTCGCGGTGAACTACCGCATCGAGGCGGGGCGCGAGACGCTCGCCTACTACGGCCTAGCCGACATCCAGGCGCAGATCACCGCCTATGCGCTCGACTCCGTGCGCTCGCAGGTGCCGACCATGGACCTCGACCATGTGTTCGAGCGCAAGGACGACATCTCGGTGGCGATCCAGGAGCACGTCGGGCCGGCGATGGGGCAGTACGGCATCATCATCGTCTCCTGCCTCGTGATCGACATCACGCCGGCGGCGCAGGTCGTGGCGGCGATGAACGACATCCAGGCGCAGGCGCGGCTGCAGGTGGCGGCGGCGTCCAAGGGCGAGGCGGAGAAGATCCTCGTCGTGAAGCGGGCCGAGGCGGAAGCCGCCTCGAAGCGGCTGCAGGGCGAGGGCATCGCCGGCCAGCGCAAGGCGATCATGGAGGGCTACCAGGCCTCGGTCGAGGAATTCCAGAAGCACGTCTCCGGCGTGCCGGCCGCCGAGGTCATGCAGATGCTGCTGCTGACCCAGTACTTCGACACGCTGAAGGAGTTCGGCACCTCGACGGCCGCCAAGGTGCTGCTGGTGCCGCACTCGCCCGCCGCAATGAAGGACTTTGGCGACCAGATCCGCAACGCCGTGCTGATCGGCGAGGAGATGGCCGACGTGCCGGAGCCGCCGGCGCGCCCGCGAGGGGCGGGGCACGGTGGGCAGGGCGGCGGCCCGGCTCGGCCGGACCAAGGCGCGGGCGCTCCGCCGACGAGCTGCTCTTGGAATCGGGGCGCAAGCTGA
- a CDS encoding Uracil-DNA glycosylase (ID:RHAL1_00903;~source:Prodigal:2.6), giving the protein MTAAPPEDLASLASDIRRCRICRDAPFAGPPLPQEPRPILRVDPRAKILIASQAPGIRAHTGDKPFLDPSGDRLRDWLGLDHERFYDGTKILIAPMGFCFPGHTPNKGDLPPRKECARVWHDRLFAAMPQVELILAIGRYAQLYHYRRLGRPLPPGLTLDALVRDWRAYSAGSPTIIALPHPSWRNNAWLKRNPWFDAEVLPALRQAVAALM; this is encoded by the coding sequence GTGACCGCCGCCCCGCCCGAAGACCTCGCGTCCCTTGCCTCAGATATCCGCCGCTGCCGCATCTGCCGCGACGCGCCCTTCGCCGGTCCACCCCTGCCGCAGGAGCCGCGACCGATCCTGCGCGTCGATCCTCGGGCCAAGATCCTCATCGCCAGCCAGGCGCCCGGCATCCGCGCACACACCGGCGACAAGCCGTTCCTCGATCCCTCCGGCGACCGGCTGCGCGACTGGCTCGGGCTCGACCACGAGCGCTTCTACGACGGCACGAAGATCCTGATCGCGCCGATGGGCTTCTGCTTTCCCGGCCACACGCCGAACAAAGGCGACCTGCCGCCGCGCAAGGAATGCGCGCGCGTCTGGCACGACCGCCTGTTCGCGGCGATGCCGCAGGTCGAGCTGATCCTGGCGATCGGCCGCTACGCGCAGCTCTACCACTACCGCCGACTGGGCCGGCCGCTGCCGCCCGGGCTGACGCTCGACGCGCTGGTGCGCGACTGGCGCGCCTATTCGGCCGGGTCGCCGACCATCATCGCCCTGCCCCACCCCTCCTGGCGCAACAACGCCTGGCTGAAGCGCAACCCGTGGTTCGACGCAGAGGTGCTGCCGGCCCTGCGGCAGGCTGTGGCGGCGCTGATGTGA
- a CDS encoding hypothetical protein (ID:RHAL1_00904;~conserved protein of unknown function;~source:Prodigal:2.6) yields MPRYYFDVHDGQRFTDERGQECADLEAAQGEAMARLSRHLQKWPCKWNGGIWTMIVRDDGGNAVATLVISAQS; encoded by the coding sequence GTGCCCCGCTACTATTTCGACGTCCACGACGGCCAGCGCTTCACCGACGAGCGCGGGCAGGAGTGCGCGGACCTCGAAGCCGCTCAGGGCGAGGCGATGGCGAGACTCTCGCGCCACCTGCAGAAGTGGCCGTGCAAGTGGAACGGCGGCATATGGACGATGATCGTGCGCGACGACGGCGGCAACGCGGTGGCCACCCTCGTCATCAGCGCCCAGAGCTGA
- a CDS encoding hypothetical protein (ID:RHAL1_00902;~conserved protein of unknown function;~source:Prodigal:2.6) yields the protein MNRLLLVRHGGSTGNEDNVFYSYHDSALCLTTNGIRQALSTGQALAQLEPRWLRPGDFTLEVYASEYFRAQQTARIVLDQMGLLSLSPRIRADLNERDYGTAYDPRMDSDATFAGNGSESAINARLRVRGFLSDIAPILYRADVLAFSHMGAIRAMTAELLGLTDADMMKLDIRNGGAHLFQRTGGADGRATYALQDLPPRVLPKSAPPIKPPEDAPPVF from the coding sequence ATGAACAGGTTGCTTCTGGTCCGCCACGGCGGCAGCACCGGCAACGAAGACAATGTCTTCTATTCCTACCACGACAGCGCGCTTTGTTTGACGACGAACGGCATCCGGCAGGCGCTGAGCACCGGCCAGGCGCTGGCGCAGCTCGAGCCGCGCTGGCTGCGGCCGGGCGACTTCACGCTGGAGGTCTACGCGTCGGAATATTTCCGCGCCCAGCAGACCGCGCGCATCGTGCTTGACCAGATGGGCCTGCTCTCGCTCTCGCCACGCATCCGCGCCGACCTCAACGAGCGCGACTACGGGACGGCCTACGATCCGCGCATGGACAGCGACGCGACCTTCGCGGGCAACGGCTCGGAGAGCGCGATCAACGCAAGGCTGCGCGTGCGCGGCTTCCTCTCCGACATCGCGCCGATCCTCTATCGCGCCGACGTGCTGGCCTTCTCGCACATGGGCGCCATCCGAGCGATGACGGCCGAGCTGCTTGGCCTCACGGACGCCGACATGATGAAGCTCGACATCCGCAACGGCGGCGCGCACCTCTTCCAGCGCACGGGGGGCGCGGACGGCCGCGCGACCTACGCGCTGCAGGACCTGCCGCCGCGCGTGCTGCCGAAGTCGGCGCCGCCCATCAAGCCGCCGGAGGATGCGCCGCCGGTGTTCTGA
- a CDS encoding protein of unknown function (ID:RHAL1_00894;~source:Prodigal:2.6), whose protein sequence is MRSPDITIVLNAHREGPLLAPTLRSLTDTALHATTRGLSVELVAVLDSPDPATRAALTSFESAAFARIEVIEVAHRSLGPSRNAGLAAAKGAFTATVDGDDLYSFNYLAEMHAAATSGGLVVAVPGITVWFDADTSVQRFEPLARTGRFRLLGAHTFISCILAPTAFLRDLGYRDCASRAYAYEDYDLNCRAVAAGADIRAAEDAALFYRRRAGSIMADIGDATQRIVPPNPLFDPAAVVAHGDGDAVVEDGETLRPGLHALRASHVLAELVAHAGAIEPRIELAKLREAPVWTNAMFARDFGRAYHDLCRRLQGQRFDGVLVVAALAGLPAGLVRIAESRGRRLIIETAAAAPSPLALPDGVQAIGLGDLPAARRAEMIVRLVHAFAPQAPLHLVLGGEEDALLGGLAEALEGHSLVVYDLGADGRAQALPPEAFAAIDLVVCDDRNAADALVARQPALAGRVAMLPASASADEVARFLDDIEARLRPRPTERRWTRA, encoded by the coding sequence GTGAGAAGCCCTGACATCACGATCGTCCTCAATGCGCATCGCGAAGGCCCGCTGCTGGCGCCGACCCTTCGGTCGCTGACCGACACCGCCCTGCATGCGACGACGAGGGGCCTCTCCGTCGAGCTGGTCGCCGTGCTCGACAGCCCCGATCCCGCGACCCGCGCCGCTCTAACGTCGTTCGAGAGCGCGGCCTTCGCCCGCATAGAGGTCATCGAGGTCGCGCACCGCTCGCTCGGGCCGTCGCGCAACGCCGGCCTGGCGGCGGCAAAGGGCGCCTTCACGGCGACGGTCGACGGGGACGACCTCTACTCGTTCAACTATCTCGCCGAGATGCACGCGGCGGCGACCTCCGGCGGCCTCGTCGTGGCGGTGCCGGGCATCACGGTCTGGTTCGATGCCGACACCAGCGTCCAGCGCTTCGAGCCGCTGGCGCGCACCGGCCGCTTCCGGCTCCTCGGCGCGCACACGTTCATCTCCTGCATCCTGGCGCCGACGGCATTCCTGCGCGACCTCGGCTATCGCGATTGCGCCAGCCGCGCCTACGCGTACGAGGACTACGACCTGAACTGCCGCGCGGTGGCCGCCGGGGCCGACATCCGCGCGGCGGAGGATGCGGCGCTATTCTACCGGCGCCGCGCCGGCAGCATCATGGCCGACATCGGCGACGCGACGCAGCGCATCGTGCCGCCGAACCCGCTGTTCGACCCCGCGGCGGTCGTCGCGCACGGGGACGGCGACGCGGTGGTGGAGGACGGCGAGACCCTGCGACCCGGCCTCCACGCGCTGCGCGCCTCGCACGTCCTGGCCGAGCTCGTCGCCCATGCCGGCGCGATCGAGCCGCGCATCGAGCTCGCCAAGCTGCGCGAGGCGCCGGTCTGGACCAACGCGATGTTCGCGCGCGACTTCGGACGCGCCTACCATGACCTCTGCCGCAGGCTTCAGGGGCAGCGCTTCGACGGCGTGCTCGTCGTCGCCGCGCTTGCCGGCCTACCGGCTGGTCTCGTGCGGATCGCCGAGAGCCGAGGGCGGCGCCTGATCATCGAGACCGCCGCCGCGGCGCCGTCGCCGCTGGCGCTGCCGGACGGCGTGCAGGCGATCGGCCTCGGCGACCTGCCGGCGGCCCGGCGCGCGGAGATGATCGTGCGGCTCGTGCACGCCTTCGCGCCGCAGGCACCCCTGCATCTCGTGCTCGGCGGAGAGGAGGATGCGTTGCTCGGCGGCCTCGCCGAGGCGCTGGAGGGCCACAGCCTCGTCGTCTACGATCTCGGCGCCGACGGTCGCGCGCAGGCGCTCCCGCCCGAGGCGTTCGCCGCCATCGATCTCGTCGTCTGCGACGACCGGAACGCCGCCGACGCGCTGGTCGCGCGCCAGCCGGCGCTGGCGGGCCGGGTCGCGATGCTGCCGGCGTCGGCGAGCGCGGACGAGGTGGCCCGCTTCCTCGACGACATCGAGGCCCGCCTGCGCCCGCGGCCCACGGAGAGACGATGGACGAGAGCCTAG
- a CDS encoding putative Caspase-like domain-containing protein (ID:RHAL1_00901;~source:Prodigal:2.6) — MRRLVLALACLVAVASATPVAAAQRLALVIGNAAYAGRPLATAAADAGLVAQALSQAGYAVTAAHDLDAKGLRAALHAFADAARDAGPDATVFVYLAGDGVQFDGNNYMLPVDAALAHDDDVPLQGADLGDFSRALAAAPAASRILLYDLARESPLAPTDEMPLAPGLALLTPAKDMLVGFAAAPGQVAPPSLLPYGPYARALAEALGPPRPEAPAPGMGVLLERVRLRVATLTNGAQVPWSAGALSSDPARVDRLPPGNQPGEVGFAAALARDTLQGYADFVRAVPDGPLAARARVLLALRREASIWQAVAAADDPRAAWTYMRRYLRGPHRFDARRRLAALKAALEPPPRFDPVVFDVPPPAESELALLAHPREAERGLPPMPAPPVALLPPADAAYYDGLPMPTPAPRGLLPIALPLPQDPGAEAGKITQTGTDGDEIVGETSVAPDGASTLTLSDAKGPFLIFATHLEASGARVTIETGPKGDVKSRTTATRVGDATTIVLAEPKGGALMRIVARDEPDGTHLTRVTDGDDTLLAAWRRDAAGVVVASEALREPPPLAPVAAAVPAAPTSPTTAVPAVPTPPLHPTTTPPQQALVPLAPAPPVAAPAAPAKPAAPVAAPSVAPAPPAAAPKPAPQMTLPPTAPAATPPQPVPVPAPSTPTPEKPAAPLPTPSPPAAASPPAPIPAPPQPPTPPLPAPVPPSPAPVPPAPEPPAPPPEPPAPPARIPLPPSRPPELAAASHRATARRPGAGRPAPPPKAKPHAKPAPVRHKGKAARPKRS, encoded by the coding sequence ATGCGCCGCCTCGTCCTAGCGCTTGCCTGCCTCGTCGCCGTCGCATCCGCCACCCCCGTGGCGGCAGCGCAGCGGCTCGCCCTCGTCATCGGCAACGCCGCCTATGCCGGCCGCCCGCTCGCCACCGCTGCGGCCGACGCCGGCCTCGTCGCGCAGGCGCTGTCCCAGGCCGGCTATGCGGTGACGGCGGCCCACGACCTCGACGCCAAGGGCCTGCGCGCGGCGCTCCATGCCTTCGCCGACGCGGCCCGCGACGCCGGGCCCGACGCAACGGTCTTCGTCTATCTCGCCGGCGACGGCGTGCAGTTCGACGGCAACAACTACATGCTGCCGGTCGACGCCGCGCTGGCGCACGACGACGACGTTCCGCTGCAGGGCGCCGACCTCGGCGATTTTTCCCGCGCGCTCGCGGCGGCGCCGGCGGCGTCGCGCATTCTCCTCTACGACCTGGCGCGCGAGAGCCCGCTGGCGCCCACCGACGAGATGCCGCTGGCGCCCGGCCTCGCGCTCCTGACGCCGGCGAAGGACATGCTCGTCGGCTTCGCCGCAGCGCCCGGCCAGGTCGCGCCGCCGAGCCTGCTGCCCTACGGGCCCTACGCCCGCGCCCTCGCCGAGGCGCTCGGGCCGCCACGGCCGGAGGCGCCTGCGCCCGGCATGGGCGTCCTCCTCGAGCGGGTCAGGCTGCGCGTCGCGACGCTCACCAACGGCGCGCAGGTGCCATGGAGCGCCGGGGCCCTGTCGAGCGACCCCGCGCGGGTCGACCGCCTTCCTCCGGGCAATCAGCCGGGCGAGGTCGGCTTCGCCGCCGCTTTGGCCCGCGACACGCTGCAGGGTTACGCCGACTTCGTGCGTGCGGTGCCGGATGGCCCGCTTGCCGCCCGCGCGCGCGTGCTGCTGGCGCTGCGCCGCGAGGCCTCGATCTGGCAGGCGGTCGCCGCGGCGGACGATCCGCGCGCCGCCTGGACCTACATGCGCCGTTACCTTCGCGGGCCGCATCGCTTCGACGCCAGGCGCCGGCTCGCCGCGCTCAAGGCGGCGCTCGAGCCGCCGCCGCGCTTCGACCCCGTCGTCTTCGACGTCCCGCCGCCCGCCGAGAGCGAGCTCGCCCTCCTCGCGCATCCGCGCGAGGCGGAGCGCGGGCTGCCGCCGATGCCGGCGCCGCCCGTCGCGCTGCTGCCGCCGGCCGACGCCGCCTATTACGACGGCCTGCCGATGCCGACGCCCGCCCCGCGCGGGCTCTTGCCCATCGCGCTGCCGCTGCCGCAGGATCCCGGCGCCGAGGCGGGGAAGATCACGCAGACCGGCACGGACGGCGACGAGATCGTCGGCGAGACGAGCGTGGCGCCGGACGGCGCGAGCACGCTGACCCTGTCGGACGCCAAGGGCCCCTTCCTGATCTTCGCGACGCATCTCGAGGCGAGCGGCGCGCGGGTGACCATCGAGACCGGGCCTAAGGGCGACGTGAAGTCACGCACCACGGCGACGCGCGTCGGCGACGCGACGACGATCGTGCTGGCCGAGCCGAAGGGCGGCGCCTTGATGCGCATCGTCGCGCGCGACGAGCCCGACGGCACGCACCTGACCCGCGTGACGGACGGCGACGACACCCTGCTCGCCGCCTGGCGGCGCGACGCGGCAGGCGTGGTCGTCGCCAGCGAAGCGCTGAGGGAGCCGCCGCCTCTCGCGCCGGTCGCCGCGGCGGTGCCGGCCGCCCCGACCTCGCCGACGACCGCCGTCCCAGCAGTGCCGACCCCGCCGCTGCATCCCACGACGACACCGCCGCAGCAGGCGCTCGTGCCGCTCGCGCCCGCGCCGCCGGTGGCTGCGCCGGCCGCGCCGGCCAAGCCAGCCGCGCCGGTCGCCGCGCCGTCCGTAGCGCCAGCGCCGCCGGCCGCCGCGCCAAAGCCTGCACCACAGATGACGCTACCGCCGACGGCGCCGGCCGCGACCCCGCCGCAACCCGTCCCGGTGCCGGCGCCATCGACTCCGACCCCGGAAAAGCCGGCTGCCCCGCTTCCAACACCCAGTCCTCCGGCTGCGGCGTCGCCTCCAGCGCCGATCCCGGCTCCGCCGCAGCCGCCGACACCGCCGCTTCCCGCTCCCGTGCCGCCCTCGCCCGCTCCTGTCCCGCCGGCGCCGGAGCCGCCCGCGCCGCCACCCGAACCGCCTGCGCCGCCGGCACGTATCCCGCTGCCGCCCTCGCGGCCGCCCGAGCTTGCGGCGGCCTCGCATCGCGCGACGGCGCGCAGGCCAGGCGCCGGCAGGCCAGCCCCGCCGCCGAAGGCCAAGCCGCATGCGAAGCCGGCGCCCGTGCGTCACAAAGGGAAAGCGGCCCGCCCGAAGCGGAGCTGA